From the genome of Geothrix sp. 21YS21S-4, one region includes:
- a CDS encoding DNA gyrase inhibitor YacG has translation MKLRPCPVCRTPTPWEGNTSRPFCSERCRLRDLGAWADESYRVPEKPQEENGEGWSGEGEEN, from the coding sequence ATGAAGCTTCGTCCCTGTCCCGTCTGCCGCACCCCCACACCCTGGGAGGGAAACACGTCCCGGCCCTTCTGCTCGGAGCGCTGCCGCCTTCGCGACCTGGGCGCCTGGGCCGACGAGAGCTACCGCGTCCCGGAAAAGCCCCAGGAGGAGAACGGCGAGGGGTGGAGCGGGGAGGGCGAGGAAAATTGA